The Chitinophaga caeni genome segment GTTCACCTGCACCTGTTCTTGTAACCCTCAACCCAATTCGACATCTTCCAATCCTGATAGCTGCGCTTATCTGCCTGCTTCCCGGCCAACAGTTACTCAAATGGTGGGAGATTATAACTTGTCTGTTTACCCTGTTGGCGCTACCGATTTCGAAAAACAATCCAAGTTATACGGTGCAAAAATGATAGAACCTTCGATCGGAAATTATGAATCGGCTAAAAACATGATCGGGAAACGGGTACGTTTTAAAAAAATCAGTTTACATGGTGCGGATCAGTATCTATTGCGGCACATTGATATGGAAGATCTTCCGGTTGAGTTCTCCAAACGCGGCTTACCCTTATATTTCTATGCATACTTTCCTAAATCGAATGTCCTGAGTTTGGTTGACAGCCTTTCTACCGACTATACCATCGATCTAAGCAGCGGCAACACGACCGATTTGATTGGCAACCCGGAATATACCAGGAATAACCCCGATGGCTCATGGCGCATTATCGGCGCTTACGATGGGGAGGGTTGCGTTTGGTACACTTTACAGTTCAGGGATGGCAAAAAATATCTTCCATTTACCGCGCTCAATTTTTTAAATCTTTGCAGTATGACCGATTACTTCTGGATCAGCAGGGATGTGTTATATTATAGCACCCAGGACGATTCACTGGGTCTTACAAGTTTTTATAAATTAATTATTGATAAGTACTAGGTCTTACCGGGTCCGGTACCAGCATCTTTCAGAAATCTGTTTCAAACCGTTGATCGATAACAGGGAATCTTTTTCCATGGTGGATGCCTTGTCGAAAATATCGCTTTCCCGGATTTTTTTTATGGCAGGAATATCTGTAGACTCACCGGTAATGTACAGGTAGGTTTTCTCATTTTCGTGCCCGGCAATCGTTTGATCTACTTGTAAACGGTAATAATGCTGCCCTCCCATTTTCCAGATAGCCATTAAACCATAGGTTTTATGTGCCTTGGTCAACTCCGTATTGATTGCCCCGGGCGATTTTCCTGTGCTGTCTAATGAAGGATAATCGAACACGAACTGATCTTTACCCGGATCATAAATGGCTTTGAAGGTTACATTTTTTAACTGGCTCTTTTCTAGGTTATCAATTAAAAAAATCATATTGGGCTCTACTTTCCTTACAAAGCTTACAAACTTGTCTGAAGAAATAGCTGCATGCTTAAATTGATCCCATGTACCCCAAAAGATGACAGATATTACAAAAATGACTAACAATAAATAGGTCTTTCGCATGCAAACGATATTAAAATGCACTTCTTAACGATTTTCCTTTCCCTGGTGCTGTGAATAAAGCATTTAATGGAAAATCCGTATTCAAGATAAACATTTTAAAGATTTTTCAAGGACTTAAATTTACTCCTTTAATGACAGGCTTTTCAATTACTTACAACTTAATAACAGCGCTTTGAAACATGAAGCTGCCGAAGCATGATGCCACGATCCATATTGTTGCGGTTTACCTGTTGTTGTAACCTCCCATCCAATTGTGTGATCATGGCTATTAACCGCTCTTCCCCTGCTAACAATTGATCTACTTTATGTTCTAATTGCGCTATTTTCTCCAACAGCATCCGTTCGCTGGCTGTTAAGTTAAGGTTGTCGTTTGCCATAACAATTGATTTTATAACAAAAATAGTCGCCCCACCCCGTTTAAATATTGATCCAAGTTTGTTGGCTACATGAGTTAAATCAACTTATTATATAAAACAATTTGTAGATTAGTATTGTTATATCTAATTATTTAAATGATAATTATAAATATATAAATAAATATAAATCAACTTCTTAAATCAAAGCGCTATTATTAAGGTCTAATTAAATTAATATGCCGGAACATTTAGATATTCAACAATTACTAGATCAAGGTTTGAACAGCGAGGATGCGAAACGATTGCAAGAACAATTCGGCAAAAACCGCTTTAAGGAAGCTGGCCCCGGGCGTTTGGGAAACATACTGCTTGGTCTCGTCAAAGAACCGATGTTCATAATACTGATGGTTGCCTGTTGCTTGTACTTTATCCTCGGTGAATTGACTGAAGGTTTCATGATGTTTACGGCGATTATAATCGTTACGGCCATCTCGATCTACCAAGAGGTAAAAAGCACCAGGGCCTTGGCGGCCTTGGAGAAATACACGGCCCCGTTATCAACCCTGGTCCGCGACAGAAAACAGCTTCAAGTGGCCAGCGAGGATATCGTACCGGGTGACCTGTTGCTGCTGAGCGAAGGGGATCAAGTTCCGGCGGATGGTAATATTATCATTGCGAATGATTTAAGTGTAAATGAGTCGGTCATCACGGGGGAGTCTATGCCGGTGGAGAAATCACGGGGCGCAAACGGTCAATTATTTCAAGGCAGCACTATTAATTCCGGGTCATGTGCAGTAAAAGTTACTGCCATCGGTAATTCCACCAGCCTGGGTAAGTTGGGGAAACTCGTTAATGAAACCAAATCGAGCCCCACTTTACTACAGAAACAAACGCAAAGAGTTGTTACCGTATTAGCCAGTTTCGGCGTGGTGGGGTTCCTCGTTATATTTTTTATCAACTTTAGCAGGAATGGCGACCTGGTCAATAGCTTACTACTTGGCCTTACCTTGGCCATGGCTGCAATTCCTGAAGAGATACCGGTGGCCTTCTCTTCCTTCATGGCCCTGGGTGCATATACCATGAGCCAAATGGGAATCGTGCCCAAACAACCGCAAATCGTGGAACATATCGGGGCCACCAGCGTTCTTTGCCTCGATAAAACGGGGACGATTACAGAAAATAAAATGCAGGTTGCCAGCGTGTACCACTTTGATCAGGATCAATTAATTGATATCCATGCCGGGCAAAAATACCCGGCGGACAGTGTAATAAAAATAGCCACACTTGCCAGCGAGCGATTCCCTTTCGATACGATGGAACAGGCCATATGGAAAGCTTACGGTGATGATGAAGCATCCCGCAACACGATCCCGGCCATGATTCATGAATACCCGCTGGGCGGAAAGCCCCCGATGATGACGCATGTTTACCGCTGGCAAAATGAAATTTTAGCTGCGGGAAAAGGCGCCGTAGAGCGTATTTTACGGATATGTAAACTTCCCACGGCACAACAACATAAAATACAGGAGATCGCCAACCGGGAAGGCGCTAAAGGGTACCGCGTTTTAGGAGTTGCCAAGGCAATGCTTTCCCAAGGCGTTTACCCCGAAAGCCAAGATGACTTTGCATGGGAGTTCACCGGGCTAATTTGCTTGTTCGACCCTCCAAGGAAGGATGCTCCCATTACTATCGAGGCCATGAACGATGCCGGTATCAATGTAAAATTAATTACCGGCGATTTCGAAGCAACGGCTAAATTCATTGCCCAAAGCATCGGGTTGGAAACGGGTGATTCAATTATTAGCGGCGATAAAGTACTGGATGCCGATGAAACGGAACTAAGGTCGATGGTGCGGGAATCAAACTTATTCGTAAGGATGTTCCCCGAAGCGAAACTCAAGGTGATCAATGCATTGAAAGCAAATGGTGAAATTGTCGCGATGACCGGGGACGGCGTCAATGATGGGCCCGCATTGAAGGCTGCACATATCGGCATCGCGATGGGTAAAAAAGGTACGGAGATCGCCAAACTAGCTGCCAACCTCGTCATTACCAACGATCAACTGTCGATGATACCTGCCGCGGTTTCCCATGGCAGACAGATTTACCAGAATATCAAGAAAGCGATCAGGTATATTATCGCGATCCACATACCGATTATCTTGATGGCAACATTACCTTTAGTATTAGGCTGGAAGTACCCCAATATTTTCAGCCCTATTCATATTATATTCCTGGAGCTTATCATGGGACCTACTTGCTCGCTCTTCTTTCAAAAAGAACCGGTCGAAGGGGATATCATGAAACGTCCACCACGAAAAATTAAAAAGAATTTATTCAGTGCGGAAGAATTAACCGTTGCGCTGGTTCAGGGTATTGCCATAACCATCGGCCTAGCTATTTTATACTTGCAACACCTCGACAGCAGTATTATTTTACCGCGGAGTATGGTATTTATGACGTTTCTCTTTACAAACATATTCCTAACCTTCGTTTGTAGATCATTTACAGCAACATTTTTTACAACCATCCGTTATAAAAACAGTTTATCGGGTATCGTTTTATTGGCATCCATACTATTTATTATTCTGGTAGGATTTGTAGCTCCGATCCGTTCCTTTTTCGGGATGCAATTACTTACAATACCCCAATTATTCCAATGTTTCTGGGTTGCCTTGGTGAGTGTTGGGTGGTACGAAGTGTATAAATTTGCAAGGAAGGTTACCAGGCAGGATAAGCCGGTCATTAAGGAGATAAAAATTAATCAATGATGATATCAAGATGATCTACTAGGCCGGAGATGTTGTTATTAGAAAACCGGGTCTTGGATAGCTTATTTTTTTGAGGATCGATGGAAAAATGGAAGGCGGTACTTAAATCTGCCTTGCCGAGGTTCGTTTGATCGAATATAGCATGTGTCAAGTCCGTATTTTTAAACAGCGCTTGGGTCAAGTCGGCTCCCGTGAAATCAGCCTCCTTCAGTTGGCAGCTGATAAATGAGGTAGCTTTTATCTTACATTCAAAAAAACTTGCCAAATCCAGCAGGCATTGATCAAAACGAAAACTTAATAAGAAAGGATTGCAACGGTCGAAGCGCATACCTAGCAACTTGCAGTCTTTGAATGAAGCCTCCCGGAAGGCGGTTCCCTGTATGCTAACCATGCTAAAATCGCAATTTTCAAAACCGCAATCGGTAAATACTGCCCCGTTAAGCGTTTGCCCGCTGAAGTTACAGGATTTAAATTGGCATTGTTCGTATTCAGCGATTTCAAAACCCCGGTCGGCAAAATCTACCTCGCTAAATACCTTATCTACATAATATTCCATGCCCGTATTCAAATAATTTTAATCTTCTTCGGGTATAATTTCCACTACCCTACCGATTTGCCCATCATCCAGTCGCACTTTGATACCCCGGCTATGGTAAGGTGATTTTGTAAGGATGTTCTTTACAAAACCGTATGTTACAATCCCGGTTCGCTGGTCTTTTTTTAGAATAATTCCGACCTCCAAGCCGGGATAAATATCGCTTCTCGTTTTACCATCCATATTTTGATCAATTACGCCGTAAAACTACAGAATGTGTTTTGAAGTTCCCAAACTTAATACATGGTACTGTCCTTTTTAGTAGTATGCCTTTCAAACCGGTAACCTCCCGGGACACCATTTTTTGAAAGGACCACTTGCCAAAGCTGGCTGTTCCTGGCACGGAAGGTTGCCGCACATGATAACAGGTAATATTCCCACATGCGGAAAAAAGTTTCATCGTATTTTGAAGCCAGTTCGTTCCAATGTTCTTTAAAATTGTGATACCAGGTCATCAACGTCTTGTCATAATCGGCACTGTAATTTTCCCAGTGTTCCATTACGAACAATCCTTCGATGGCTTTCCCGATTTGGCCGATTGATGGCAACATTGAGTTCGGGAAAATATATTTATGTATCCATGGATCTGTAAACACGGAAGACCGGTTTGACCCTATCGTGTGTAATAAAAACAAACCACCATCATGTAAACATTTCCGGGCAATTTCCATGTAAGCGCGGTAATTTTTATACCCGACATGTTCGAACATACCCAAGGAAACTATCGCATCGTATTGGCCAGACAGGTCGCGGTAATCCATCAATTTTATGACTACCGGCAGGCCTTTACATCGATCTTTAGCAAGTGCTGCCTGTTCCTTGGAGATCGTGATACCTGTAACTTTCACGTCATAGCGTTCTGCCGCAAACTGTGCGAAACTTCCCCAACCACAACCGATATCCAATACATGCATCCCCGGTTTTAAATGAACTTTTTGACATGATATGTCCAACTTCTGCTCTTGTGCTGCATCCAAGGTCTTGACGCCATCCCAAAATGCACAGGTATACGTCATCCGCTTATCCAGCATCCGCTCGAATAAGTCGTTCCCGATATCGTAATGCCGGCTACCATTTTTGAAGGCCTGTATATGCCCCTGGTGATTGAACAGCTTCGCCAGGAAAATATGCTTTTTTAACGATAGGCTTTTGTGGATCTTCTCGTCTAACCTGGCAGACAATACTTTTGCGATGAAAGCATCGGGCTGCGGACTGCTCCACCAATTTTGCATATAACTTTCACCGATAGCCAAGGAGCCTTGTTGAATTACCAAGGGAAAGAAATTTTCATTACGTACTTTGATATCCCAAGGGTGTTCTCCATTAATTACAACTCCTGCTGAATCTAATAATTGGGTGATAATACTTTTTGAACGGTTCATCGGGTCCTGTTTTTGTCAAGTCAAAGGTTTCACATTCGTATTGACGACGAACCGGATAAGAAGGTGTGGCAATGTTGGTATTTGGTGAGATGCTGCGATCTTATGCGGGATCGTCTTTTTTAATAACAATAATTCGGGGGAGATGGTTCATGGGGAGGAGATATATGCGGAGATGTATGCGGAGGTAGAGTCAAGGCATGCCTTGACTCTACGGTTGCACATACATACGGGGATGATATCAAGATCGTGGCACCAACAAAATGGCATCGGCCACCACCTTTCCATCTGCATCTTTGCCCATCACTTCAATGTAAGCTTCGCTTCCTTTTGAAAATTCATATGTACCCAAGGAAACCCATTCCCCTGAAGTTTGCCCTTCTACCTTTACATCGGCAGGTATCAATGGCACTTCCGTGGTCTTTTGACCATCAAAAACCTGGATATGATTCTTGGTGGAGATGTCTTTCACTTTAGGTAAATATGTATACAGTTCATACTTGCCCGCGGTTTGAACCTGGGGGGTAAATTTTACCGAGGCAGTAGCATCGTTCTTTTCTAATACCAACATCGAAGGACCGTAAGCGCCCCGGTTAACAAGCTGCCAATCGCCCTTTACCGTTACCGCATCTTTGTTGTCATTATCAACCAATACATCGGAAGTTTTGCCACTTGCCAATGGATTGGACTTTAATTGTTGTTGCAGTGATGTTACATCTACATCTTGTACGGCAACGTTCTTGTCGATGGCCATTACGGCGGCGGTAGCCGCAGACTGTCCCAGTACCATAAATACGGGTTCCATCCTGATAGAGCCGTACGCAATATGCGTAGCTGACAAACATACCGGCACAAAAAGATTTTCGCACTCCGTTTTCTTTGGTATAATTGACCTGTAAGAAATCGGGTAAGGTCCGAATCCGCCGATTTGCACATCACCTTCATTTTTCACCATCCCGTTTACAACTACCCGTTGGCAATTGTGAGAATCCATCGTGTACGCTGCCATTCCAATTCCATCTTTTACAACTTCCTTGCTTTCGCAGTTGGCTTGGGTCATCACGTAAGCGCCCACCATGCGGCGGCATTCTCTAACATACATTTGGGGGCTCCAGTTTCCATTACCAGTATACTCATCTTTCGGATACCCCCATTTAAGCATTTCTTCTCTCAAATGTTCCGGCATCCTGGGATCGTGGCCGATGAAATATAATAGTCCCTTGGTATAAT includes the following:
- the cfa gene encoding cyclopropane fatty acyl phospholipid synthase, which gives rise to MNRSKSIITQLLDSAGVVINGEHPWDIKVRNENFFPLVIQQGSLAIGESYMQNWWSSPQPDAFIAKVLSARLDEKIHKSLSLKKHIFLAKLFNHQGHIQAFKNGSRHYDIGNDLFERMLDKRMTYTCAFWDGVKTLDAAQEQKLDISCQKVHLKPGMHVLDIGCGWGSFAQFAAERYDVKVTGITISKEQAALAKDRCKGLPVVIKLMDYRDLSGQYDAIVSLGMFEHVGYKNYRAYMEIARKCLHDGGLFLLHTIGSNRSSVFTDPWIHKYIFPNSMLPSIGQIGKAIEGLFVMEHWENYSADYDKTLMTWYHNFKEHWNELASKYDETFFRMWEYYLLSCAATFRARNSQLWQVVLSKNGVPGGYRFERHTTKKDSTMY
- a CDS encoding cation-translocating P-type ATPase — encoded protein: MPEHLDIQQLLDQGLNSEDAKRLQEQFGKNRFKEAGPGRLGNILLGLVKEPMFIILMVACCLYFILGELTEGFMMFTAIIIVTAISIYQEVKSTRALAALEKYTAPLSTLVRDRKQLQVASEDIVPGDLLLLSEGDQVPADGNIIIANDLSVNESVITGESMPVEKSRGANGQLFQGSTINSGSCAVKVTAIGNSTSLGKLGKLVNETKSSPTLLQKQTQRVVTVLASFGVVGFLVIFFINFSRNGDLVNSLLLGLTLAMAAIPEEIPVAFSSFMALGAYTMSQMGIVPKQPQIVEHIGATSVLCLDKTGTITENKMQVASVYHFDQDQLIDIHAGQKYPADSVIKIATLASERFPFDTMEQAIWKAYGDDEASRNTIPAMIHEYPLGGKPPMMTHVYRWQNEILAAGKGAVERILRICKLPTAQQHKIQEIANREGAKGYRVLGVAKAMLSQGVYPESQDDFAWEFTGLICLFDPPRKDAPITIEAMNDAGINVKLITGDFEATAKFIAQSIGLETGDSIISGDKVLDADETELRSMVRESNLFVRMFPEAKLKVINALKANGEIVAMTGDGVNDGPALKAAHIGIAMGKKGTEIAKLAANLVITNDQLSMIPAAVSHGRQIYQNIKKAIRYIIAIHIPIILMATLPLVLGWKYPNIFSPIHIIFLELIMGPTCSLFFQKEPVEGDIMKRPPRKIKKNLFSAEELTVALVQGIAITIGLAILYLQHLDSSIILPRSMVFMTFLFTNIFLTFVCRSFTATFFTTIRYKNSLSGIVLLASILFIILVGFVAPIRSFFGMQLLTIPQLFQCFWVALVSVGWYEVYKFARKVTRQDKPVIKEIKINQ
- a CDS encoding YwbE family protein, whose product is MDGKTRSDIYPGLEVGIILKKDQRTGIVTYGFVKNILTKSPYHSRGIKVRLDDGQIGRVVEIIPEED
- a CDS encoding pentapeptide repeat-containing protein — translated: MEYYVDKVFSEVDFADRGFEIAEYEQCQFKSCNFSGQTLNGAVFTDCGFENCDFSMVSIQGTAFREASFKDCKLLGMRFDRCNPFLLSFRFDQCLLDLASFFECKIKATSFISCQLKEADFTGADLTQALFKNTDLTHAIFDQTNLGKADLSTAFHFSIDPQKNKLSKTRFSNNNISGLVDHLDIIID